The stretch of DNA AATAATTACCAGAATCCTAGAAAATTAAGTCCATCGTCGGTATCGAGGGAGGAGACCTTGTATCCATCAATAAATCTCTCTGAACATGTGTCCGTGCCTACTTACTACCTCGTGATCAGCCTGGCCGTTTGTATTTCACTCGTTTGGATCACTCGCCGCGCGGACAAAAATGATTTCAATCAACGGAAAGTGCTCGACCTTAGTCTGATAATTATGGCCGCAGGGTTCTTAGGCGGACGTCTTTTTCACATTCTTTATGAAGAACCTACTTATTATTTCCAAGACCCCGTCCAAATGCTCGCATTTTGGAATGGTGGATTCGTCTTTTACGGTGGCGTTTTATTGGCGGCCCCAGCTGCTCTTTTTTATTTGTACAAAACAGATCGCGAAAACATCCCGCCCTATTTAGACCTTTTTGCTCCGGTATTGGCTGTTACCTACGCGATAGGACGCGGAGCTTGTTTGCTGGCAGGATGTTGTTAT from Bdellovibrio bacteriovorus encodes:
- a CDS encoding prolipoprotein diacylglyceryl transferase; protein product: MYPSINLSEHVSVPTYYLVISLAVCISLVWITRRADKNDFNQRKVLDLSLIIMAAGFLGGRLFHILYEEPTYYFQDPVQMLAFWNGGFVFYGGVLLAAPAALFYLYKTDRENIPPYLDLFAPVLAVTYAIGRGACLLAGCCYGKYCELPWAVSGRHPTQAYSALWEIGVVFILLGLEKQNKRPGFIFYLWMILHGLGRLMMEAFRDDFRGPHWGLSVSSWISVFIISIGVFLILRRPKNTSKAK